A genomic window from Micromonospora ferruginea includes:
- the thrS gene encoding threonine--tRNA ligase — MIDHRRLGRDLELFVSDPLAGAGLPIWLPAGAAARHAVEEYVRELERRAGYRHVYSPPLGKRELFERSGHLGWFADEMFPPMRLSADDEFVLRPALCPHHALVFAARGRSYRELPLRVAELGGMYRAERSGVLGGLSRVRAISLNDAHNFCAPEQVGDEVREILRLIREAHAALGVRPAGFRLSVRGPGQRYVGDDAGWARAEDLLRAALDGVDAVEAPGEAAFYGPKIDVQIVDAAGRESTISTVQLDFDKPERFDLSYTDSDGSRKRPVMVHRSLVGSMERLFAYLIEVHQGAFPAWYAPVQLLLLPTGDAQADAARRLCREAEAAGLRAEVDESGSLGARVRDAARRRVPYVGVLGAREVADGSVSLRLRDGRGLDPMPRADALRLVGAVVASRSADLLPPA, encoded by the coding sequence ATGATCGACCACCGTAGGCTCGGCCGGGACCTGGAGCTGTTCGTCTCCGATCCGCTGGCGGGCGCCGGCCTGCCGATCTGGCTGCCGGCCGGCGCCGCCGCCCGGCACGCCGTCGAGGAGTACGTCCGGGAGCTGGAGCGCCGGGCCGGCTACCGGCACGTCTACTCGCCGCCGCTGGGCAAACGGGAGCTGTTCGAACGCTCCGGACATCTCGGCTGGTTCGCCGACGAGATGTTCCCGCCGATGCGGCTGAGCGCCGACGACGAGTTCGTGCTCCGGCCGGCGCTCTGCCCGCACCACGCGCTGGTGTTCGCCGCGCGCGGCCGGTCCTACCGGGAGCTGCCGCTGCGGGTCGCCGAACTGGGCGGCATGTACCGGGCGGAGCGTTCCGGCGTGCTCGGCGGGCTCTCCCGGGTGCGCGCCATCTCGCTGAACGACGCGCACAACTTCTGCGCGCCGGAGCAGGTCGGCGACGAGGTCCGGGAGATCCTGCGGCTGATCCGCGAGGCGCACGCGGCGCTCGGCGTGCGACCGGCCGGGTTCCGGCTGTCGGTGCGCGGCCCGGGACAGCGGTACGTCGGTGACGACGCCGGTTGGGCGCGGGCCGAGGACCTGCTCCGCGCCGCGCTCGACGGGGTGGACGCCGTCGAGGCGCCCGGCGAGGCCGCGTTCTACGGCCCGAAGATCGACGTGCAGATCGTGGACGCGGCCGGCCGGGAGTCGACCATCTCCACCGTGCAGCTCGACTTCGACAAGCCGGAACGCTTCGACCTGTCGTACACCGACTCGGACGGGAGCCGGAAGCGGCCGGTGATGGTGCACCGCAGCCTGGTGGGCAGCATGGAGCGGCTGTTCGCCTACCTGATCGAGGTGCACCAGGGCGCCTTCCCGGCCTGGTACGCCCCGGTGCAGTTGCTGCTGCTGCCGACCGGCGACGCGCAGGCCGACGCGGCCCGGCGGTTGTGCCGGGAGGCGGAGGCGGCCGGCCTGCGGGCCGAGGTGGACGAGTCGGGCTCGCTGGGCGCCCGGGTCCGCGACGCGGCCCGCCGCCGCGTCCCGTACGTCGGGGTGCTGGGCGCCCGGGAGGTGGCCGACGGATCGGTCTCGCTGCGCCTGCGCGACGGGCGCGGTCTCGACCCGATGCCCCGGGCGGACGCGTTGCGCCTCGTCGGCGCGGTGGTCGCGAGCCGGTCGGCCGACCTGCTCCCGCCGGCCTGA
- a CDS encoding type II toxin-antitoxin system RelE/ParE family toxin encodes MWEIKLHPEVEAWFLDLCSGDPRTAELVEEALDLLAEHGPALGRPLVDRLKGSVYHHMKELRPGSSGTSEVRMIFAFDPFREAVFLVAGDKSGQWQSWYRIAIPLADERFQEHLISSKEDRT; translated from the coding sequence GTGTGGGAGATCAAGCTGCATCCCGAGGTCGAGGCCTGGTTCCTCGACCTGTGCTCAGGTGATCCACGCACGGCCGAACTCGTCGAAGAGGCGCTCGACCTACTGGCAGAACACGGCCCGGCCCTCGGCCGGCCGTTGGTCGATCGACTCAAGGGCAGCGTCTATCACCACATGAAGGAGCTGCGACCAGGATCGAGTGGCACGTCGGAGGTTCGCATGATTTTCGCGTTCGACCCCTTCCGCGAAGCCGTGTTCCTGGTGGCCGGGGACAAGTCGGGGCAGTGGCAGAGTTGGTACCGGATCGCCATCCCCTTGGCGGACGAGCGGTTTCAGGAACACTTGATCAGCTCGAAGGAAGATCGGACATGA
- a CDS encoding PhzF family phenazine biosynthesis protein: protein MESVRSGGGSSAGRHRYAVVDVFADRPLTGNPLAVVTDADDLTDEQMAAVAVEFNLSETTFVSRPTRPGADHALRCFTAGGDEVGGAGHNALGAWWWLVTIGAAGAPGAVQELGGQTLPVHVDVTDDVVTIGLDQGPVELAESPVTGQQVAEALTGGEPVRLDPALPPVTGSVGSTHLLVAVASPEDVDAADPYGPALARVLAAAGAEGCYVYSRAGDGHDAYCRFFNPTVGIAEDPATGTAAGPLAAHLHRLGLAGDRVRFLQGSAMGRPSVLTIDVTPAGTRLTGRCALAATGELHL, encoded by the coding sequence ATGGAGTCGGTGCGGTCGGGCGGCGGCAGTTCGGCGGGTCGGCATCGCTACGCCGTGGTGGACGTCTTCGCCGACCGTCCGCTCACCGGCAACCCGCTCGCGGTCGTCACCGACGCCGACGATCTCACCGACGAGCAGATGGCCGCCGTGGCCGTCGAGTTCAACCTCTCCGAGACCACGTTCGTCTCCCGGCCCACCCGGCCGGGGGCCGACCACGCGCTGCGCTGCTTCACCGCCGGCGGCGACGAGGTGGGCGGGGCCGGCCACAACGCCCTGGGCGCCTGGTGGTGGCTGGTCACCATCGGCGCCGCCGGCGCGCCGGGCGCCGTCCAGGAACTCGGTGGGCAGACGCTGCCGGTGCACGTCGACGTCACCGACGACGTGGTCACCATCGGGCTCGACCAGGGGCCGGTCGAGCTGGCCGAGTCCCCGGTGACGGGGCAGCAGGTGGCCGAGGCGCTCACCGGCGGCGAGCCGGTGCGGCTGGACCCGGCGCTCCCGCCGGTCACCGGCTCCGTCGGCAGCACCCATCTGCTCGTCGCGGTGGCCTCACCCGAGGACGTGGACGCCGCCGACCCCTACGGGCCGGCCCTGGCGCGGGTCCTGGCCGCCGCCGGGGCCGAGGGCTGCTACGTCTACAGCCGCGCCGGCGACGGGCACGACGCGTACTGCCGGTTCTTCAACCCGACGGTGGGGATCGCCGAGGACCCGGCCACCGGCACCGCAGCCGGTCCGCTCGCCGCCCACCTGCACCGGCTCGGGCTCGCCGGTGACCGGGTGCGGTTCCTCCAGGGCAGCGCGATGGGCCGGCCCTCGGTGCTGACCATCGACGTCACGCCCGCGGGGACCCGGCTCACCGGCCGCTGCGCCCTGGCGGCGACCGGCGAGCTGCACCTCTGA
- a CDS encoding MarR family winged helix-turn-helix transcriptional regulator — MGPLVRFPDALQHAPLGRLVSIAGHVVEQHWGRYLAEHHGLTSAGMRVLMILLRSGDVTHREMAEVCFVRPATLTGIVDTLERDGFVVRRRSPEDRRTVQLTLTDKGQEHARAIIDMIDSGRPLTSVDADPAKRAVIREFLTEIITGMSDGDLRRLNRDSESDTESPTGRHPC; from the coding sequence ATGGGACCGCTCGTCCGCTTCCCCGACGCGCTGCAGCACGCGCCGCTCGGCCGGCTCGTCTCCATCGCCGGCCACGTCGTCGAGCAGCACTGGGGTCGCTACCTGGCCGAGCACCACGGGCTCACCTCCGCCGGCATGCGCGTGCTGATGATCCTGCTGCGCTCCGGCGACGTCACCCACCGCGAGATGGCAGAGGTGTGCTTCGTCCGGCCGGCCACCCTCACCGGCATCGTCGACACCCTGGAACGGGACGGCTTCGTCGTCCGCCGACGCAGCCCCGAGGACCGACGCACGGTCCAGCTCACGCTCACCGACAAGGGCCAGGAACACGCCCGCGCGATCATCGACATGATCGACAGCGGCCGGCCGCTGACCTCGGTCGACGCCGACCCGGCCAAGCGAGCGGTCATCCGCGAATTCCTGACCGAAATCATCACCGGCATGTCCGACGGGGACCTCCGTCGGTTGAACCGGGACAGCGAGTCCGACACCGAGTCGCCAACGGGGAGACATCCGTGCTGA
- a CDS encoding MarR family winged helix-turn-helix transcriptional regulator, producing MEGSPSTGAAGPTGPPPSSEAARALREVLRIAGDTRAALARRLGLGATDAAAIDHLVSSPEPLGPVELGNRLGIRSASATTLVDRLVRAGHVARAPHPHDRRRLSLQVTEHAVGEVLEALRPMLVGVDRAVARLTPEQAEATAAFLREVADVMRDYVATAPDEPTTTRRTGSDPG from the coding sequence GTGGAGGGGTCGCCGTCAACCGGAGCGGCCGGGCCCACCGGCCCGCCGCCGAGCAGCGAGGCCGCCCGTGCCCTGCGCGAGGTGCTGCGGATCGCCGGGGACACCCGGGCCGCGCTGGCCCGCCGGCTGGGCCTCGGCGCGACCGACGCCGCGGCCATCGACCACCTGGTCTCCAGCCCCGAACCGCTGGGCCCGGTCGAGCTGGGCAACCGGCTCGGCATCCGGTCCGCGTCCGCCACCACGCTCGTCGACCGACTGGTACGCGCCGGTCACGTCGCCCGCGCCCCGCACCCGCACGACCGCCGGCGGCTGAGCCTCCAGGTGACCGAGCACGCGGTCGGTGAGGTGCTGGAGGCGCTGCGCCCGATGCTGGTCGGCGTCGACCGGGCGGTCGCCCGGCTCACTCCCGAGCAGGCCGAGGCCACCGCGGCGTTCCTGCGCGAGGTCGCGGACGTGATGCGCGACTACGTGGCGACCGCGCCGGACGAGCCCACGACCACCCGGCGCACCGGCTCCGACCCCGGCTGA
- a CDS encoding helix-turn-helix domain-containing protein: MTDWANWRDVKAKAREIDPSWDDAERVAGRGRLREQMLASVSGAQLAEIRKHLGMTQAQLAEAAGLSQARISQIEHGESVNLEILRAYVTGLGGHLDVVARIGNIRLDVA, translated from the coding sequence ATGACCGATTGGGCGAACTGGCGCGACGTCAAGGCGAAGGCCCGGGAGATCGACCCCTCCTGGGACGACGCCGAGCGGGTGGCCGGGCGCGGCCGGCTCAGGGAACAGATGCTGGCCTCGGTCAGCGGCGCGCAGTTGGCGGAGATCCGTAAGCATTTGGGCATGACGCAGGCTCAACTGGCGGAAGCGGCGGGCCTGTCTCAGGCCCGGATCAGCCAGATCGAACACGGGGAGAGCGTCAACCTGGAGATCCTGCGCGCCTACGTCACCGGGCTGGGCGGTCACCTCGATGTCGTCGCCCGGATCGGAAACATCCGGCTCGACGTAGCCTGA
- a CDS encoding ABC transporter ATP-binding protein, translated as MLIRLLRTHLRPYRRLLAAVVAFQFVGTMASLYLPSLNADIIDRGVARGDTDEILRTGGWMLVVSLLQIACSIAAVYLGAKTAMGFGRDVRSAIFGHVNRFSAREVARFGAPSLITRNTNDVQQVQMLVLLSCTMLVAAPIMSVGGVVMALREDVGLSWLMLICVPVLAVALGLIIRRMVPGFRLMQTRIDTVNRVLREQITGIRVVRAFVREPYETDRFRVANTELTATALRIGRLQALIFPIVMLVLNVSSVAVLWFGAGRVDSGQIQIGALTAFLAYLMQILMAVMMATFMLMMVPRAAVCAERISEVLDTESSVVPAPDPVIEVTGHGELELRSAGFQYPGATAPVLHDISFHARPGRTTAIIGSTGAGKTTLLTLIPRLVDPTAGAVLVDGVDVRELAPDELWRRIGLVPQRPYLFSGTVASNLRYGNPDATDADLWAALEIAQARDFVSEMPGGLDAPIAQGGTNVSGGQRQRLAIARALVRRPEIYLFDDSFSALDLGTDARLRAALKAVTADAAVVIVAQRVSTIVDADQIIVLEDGGVVGMGRHEELLADCPTYAEIVASQQTAGVTA; from the coding sequence GTGCTGATCCGCCTGCTCCGCACACACCTACGCCCGTACCGACGACTACTGGCCGCCGTGGTGGCGTTCCAGTTCGTCGGCACGATGGCCTCGCTCTACCTGCCCAGCCTGAACGCCGACATCATCGACCGCGGCGTCGCCCGCGGCGACACCGACGAGATCCTGCGTACGGGCGGGTGGATGCTGGTGGTCAGCCTGCTCCAGATCGCCTGCTCGATCGCCGCCGTCTACCTCGGCGCGAAGACCGCGATGGGCTTCGGGCGGGACGTCCGCAGCGCCATCTTCGGGCACGTCAACCGCTTCTCCGCCCGCGAGGTCGCACGGTTCGGCGCGCCGTCGCTGATCACCCGCAACACCAACGACGTCCAGCAGGTGCAGATGCTGGTGCTGCTGAGCTGCACCATGCTGGTGGCCGCGCCGATCATGAGCGTCGGCGGCGTGGTGATGGCGCTGCGCGAGGACGTCGGGCTCTCCTGGCTGATGCTGATCTGCGTGCCGGTGCTGGCCGTCGCGCTGGGCCTGATCATCCGCCGGATGGTGCCGGGCTTCCGGCTCATGCAGACCCGGATCGACACCGTCAACCGGGTGCTGCGCGAGCAGATCACCGGCATCCGGGTGGTCCGGGCCTTCGTCCGCGAGCCCTACGAGACGGACCGCTTCCGGGTGGCCAACACCGAGCTGACCGCGACCGCGCTGCGCATCGGCCGGCTCCAGGCGCTGATCTTCCCGATCGTGATGCTGGTGCTCAACGTCTCCAGCGTCGCGGTGCTCTGGTTCGGCGCCGGCCGGGTCGACTCCGGCCAGATCCAGATCGGCGCGCTGACCGCGTTCCTGGCGTACCTGATGCAGATCCTGATGGCGGTCATGATGGCCACCTTCATGCTGATGATGGTGCCCCGCGCCGCGGTCTGCGCCGAACGCATCTCCGAGGTGCTGGACACCGAGTCGTCGGTGGTGCCGGCGCCCGACCCGGTCATCGAGGTCACCGGGCACGGGGAGTTGGAGTTGCGCAGCGCCGGCTTCCAGTACCCCGGCGCCACCGCGCCGGTGCTGCACGACATCTCGTTCCACGCCCGGCCGGGCCGGACCACGGCGATCATCGGGTCCACCGGCGCCGGCAAGACCACGCTGCTGACGTTGATCCCCCGGCTGGTCGACCCGACCGCCGGTGCGGTCCTGGTCGACGGCGTGGACGTGCGGGAGCTGGCCCCGGACGAGCTGTGGCGGCGGATCGGGCTGGTGCCGCAGCGGCCGTACCTGTTCAGCGGCACGGTGGCGAGCAACCTGCGCTACGGCAATCCGGACGCCACCGACGCGGACCTGTGGGCGGCCCTGGAGATCGCCCAGGCACGCGACTTCGTGAGCGAGATGCCCGGCGGGCTGGACGCGCCGATCGCGCAGGGCGGCACGAACGTCTCCGGCGGCCAGCGGCAACGCCTGGCCATCGCCCGCGCGCTGGTACGCCGACCGGAGATCTACCTCTTCGACGACTCCTTCTCCGCGCTCGACCTCGGCACGGACGCCCGGCTGCGGGCCGCCCTCAAGGCGGTCACCGCGGACGCGGCGGTGGTGATCGTGGCCCAGCGGGTCTCCACGATCGTCGACGCCGACCAGATCATCGTGCTCGAGGACGGGGGTGTCGTCGGGATGGGACGACACGAGGAACTGCTGGCCGACTGCCCGACGTACGCCGAGATCGTGGCGTCCCAGCAGACCGCGGGGGTGACCGCATGA
- a CDS encoding DUF998 domain-containing protein, with product MPGTRSSGLLALGGIALAAVLAVIGHLEVNDDLNPLSLTVSDFAVSDRGGVIDAAMAVLAAATAVLLPALRRAGADRASVALLAAWSAGLLAAAVVPTNSPGLPMDTAAYVHRYASVLSFLALPLAGWLLARRPGGPPARWLRALTLTSLLFAAAMIWSAYPGERVMIGLTERLLILTETALLATVALHLSRAPRPANTVDITVRAVGNVGAAERC from the coding sequence ATGCCTGGAACCCGGAGCAGCGGCCTGCTGGCCCTCGGCGGGATCGCCCTGGCGGCGGTGCTCGCCGTGATCGGTCACCTCGAGGTGAACGACGACCTGAATCCCCTGTCGCTGACCGTCAGCGACTTCGCCGTCTCCGACCGGGGCGGCGTCATCGACGCCGCGATGGCGGTCCTGGCGGCGGCCACCGCCGTACTCCTGCCGGCGCTGCGCCGGGCCGGCGCGGACCGGGCGTCGGTCGCGCTGCTGGCGGCCTGGTCGGCCGGGCTGCTGGCGGCCGCGGTGGTGCCCACGAACAGCCCCGGCCTGCCCATGGACACCGCGGCCTACGTGCACCGGTACGCCTCGGTGCTGTCGTTCCTGGCCCTGCCGCTCGCCGGGTGGCTGCTCGCCCGCCGCCCCGGCGGCCCGCCCGCCCGGTGGCTGCGCGCCCTGACCCTGACCAGCCTGCTGTTCGCCGCCGCGATGATCTGGTCCGCCTACCCGGGCGAGCGCGTCATGATCGGCCTGACCGAGCGCCTGCTCATCCTCACCGAGACCGCGCTCCTGGCCACGGTCGCCCTCCACCTGAGCAGGGCGCCGCGGCCGGCGAACACGGTTGACATCACGGTGCGGGCCGTGGGTAACGTCGGAGCCGCCGAGCGGTGCTGA
- a CDS encoding NAD(P)H-quinone dehydrogenase, whose amino-acid sequence MSQIVIIGGGPAGYEAALVAAQLDADVTVVEADGAGGACVLSDCVPSKTFIASSEVVTGYRDTEEFGVHSDGLEAVTVDARAVHERVKRLALAQSADIHTKLVKAGVEFVAGTARLGEDTLGHTHQVIVTPADGSPAYPVGASTVLVATGATPRQLPTAVPDGERILTWRQVYDLPELPEHLIVVGSGVTGAEFASAYLAMGVQVTLVSSRDRVMPHEDADAAMAIERVFRNRGMSILNNSRAEAVRRVGDGVEVVLSDGRQVTGSHALIAVGSIPNTADLGLAEYGVELARGGYVTVDRVSRTNVPGVYAAGDCTGVLPLASVAAMQGRIAMWHALGEAVRPLRLRTVAANVFTDPELATVGVSQDEVDAGKTPARQVMLPLSGNARAKMDDLADGFVKLFCRPASGQVIGGVVVAPKASELILPITMAVENNLTVNELAQTITIYPSLSGSITEAARQLMLHELE is encoded by the coding sequence GTGAGCCAGATCGTGATCATCGGCGGCGGGCCGGCCGGATACGAGGCTGCGCTGGTCGCCGCCCAGTTGGACGCCGATGTCACCGTGGTCGAGGCGGACGGCGCCGGCGGCGCGTGCGTGCTCTCCGACTGCGTGCCCTCCAAGACCTTCATCGCCAGCTCCGAGGTGGTCACCGGCTACCGGGACACCGAGGAGTTCGGGGTGCACTCCGACGGCCTGGAGGCGGTCACGGTCGACGCCCGGGCGGTGCACGAACGGGTGAAGCGGCTCGCGCTGGCCCAGTCCGCCGACATCCACACCAAGCTGGTCAAGGCCGGGGTGGAGTTCGTCGCCGGCACCGCGCGCCTCGGCGAGGACACGCTCGGTCACACCCACCAGGTGATCGTCACGCCGGCCGACGGCTCGCCCGCGTACCCGGTCGGGGCCTCCACCGTGCTGGTCGCGACCGGCGCGACCCCGCGCCAACTCCCCACCGCCGTGCCCGACGGCGAGCGCATCCTGACCTGGCGCCAGGTCTACGACCTGCCCGAGCTGCCCGAGCACCTGATCGTGGTCGGCTCCGGCGTCACCGGCGCCGAGTTCGCCAGCGCCTACCTGGCCATGGGCGTGCAGGTCACGCTGGTGTCCAGCCGCGACCGGGTGATGCCGCACGAGGACGCCGACGCCGCGATGGCGATCGAGCGGGTGTTCCGCAACCGGGGCATGAGCATCCTCAACAACTCCCGGGCCGAGGCGGTGCGCCGGGTCGGCGACGGCGTGGAGGTGGTGCTCTCCGACGGCCGCCAGGTCACCGGCTCGCACGCGCTGATCGCGGTCGGCTCGATCCCCAACACCGCCGACCTGGGCCTGGCGGAATACGGCGTCGAGCTGGCCCGGGGCGGCTACGTGACGGTCGACCGGGTGTCCCGGACCAACGTGCCGGGCGTCTACGCGGCCGGCGACTGCACCGGGGTGCTGCCGCTGGCCAGCGTCGCGGCCATGCAGGGCCGGATCGCGATGTGGCACGCGCTGGGCGAGGCGGTCCGGCCGCTGCGGCTGCGGACCGTCGCGGCGAACGTGTTCACCGACCCGGAGCTGGCCACCGTCGGCGTCTCCCAGGACGAGGTGGACGCCGGCAAGACCCCGGCCCGTCAGGTGATGCTGCCGCTGTCCGGCAACGCCCGGGCGAAGATGGACGACCTGGCCGACGGCTTCGTCAAGCTGTTCTGCCGGCCGGCCAGCGGCCAGGTGATCGGCGGCGTGGTGGTGGCGCCGAAGGCCAGCGAGCTGATCCTGCCGATCACCATGGCGGTGGAGAACAACCTCACCGTCAACGAGCTGGCCCAGACCATCACGATCTATCCGAGCCTGTCCGGCTCGATCACCGAGGCCGCCCGCCAGCTCATGCTGCACGAGCTGGAGTAG
- a CDS encoding ABC transporter ATP-binding protein, producing the protein MSARSEPAVPQQQQKGEPTRLPPGGRRPGGPPHMSMGMPAEKAMNFGPSARRLLGRLRPYRLQLTGVLALAVASVGLSVVGPKVLGHATDIIFSGVIGRQLPPGTTTEAAAQAARAEGNGNFADMLARMDVIPGVGIDFDALGRVLAFAVVLYVGASILQWAQGWVLNGVVQGTVLKLRADVEDKLNRLPLPYFDKQPRGELLSRVTNDIDNVSQTLQQTLSQLLTSLLTVVGVLGMMFWISPLLAVVALVAVPLSVIVTSQIAKRSQRKFIAQWKHTGELNAQIEEAYTGHELVKVFGRQKEVEAAFHAKNDELFNASFGAQFVSGIIMPAMFFIGNLSYVAIAVVGGLRVASGAMSLGDVQAFIQYSRQFTQPLTQVASMANLLQSGVASVERVFAVLDADEQSADPAEPARIADPHGRVEFEQVSFRYDPDTPLIDDLSLVAEPGHTVAIVGPTGAGKTTLVNLVMRFYELDAGRITLDGVDISTMRRDDLRGRIGMVLQDTWLFGGTIRDNIAYGRPDATEEEILAAARATFVDRFVRSLPDGYDTVIDEEGSNVSAGEKQLITIARAFLAEPSLLILDEATSSVDTRTEVLLQRAMAALRSDRTSFVIAHRLSTIRDADLILMMERGRIVEQGTHDQLVAAGGAYARLYRAQFTGAVIADEVPAPAGPPAGMRPAGTPVGN; encoded by the coding sequence ATGAGCGCGCGGAGTGAACCGGCCGTACCTCAGCAGCAGCAGAAGGGCGAGCCGACGCGGCTGCCGCCGGGCGGGCGGCGTCCGGGCGGCCCGCCGCACATGAGCATGGGCATGCCGGCCGAGAAGGCGATGAACTTCGGGCCGTCGGCGCGCCGGCTGCTGGGGCGGCTGCGGCCGTACCGGCTCCAGCTCACCGGCGTGCTCGCGCTGGCCGTGGCCAGCGTCGGGCTGAGCGTCGTCGGGCCGAAGGTGCTCGGCCACGCCACCGACATCATCTTCAGCGGGGTGATCGGGCGGCAGCTCCCGCCCGGCACCACCACCGAGGCGGCGGCGCAGGCGGCCCGCGCCGAGGGCAACGGCAACTTCGCCGACATGCTCGCCCGGATGGACGTGATCCCCGGCGTGGGCATCGACTTCGACGCGTTGGGCCGGGTGCTGGCGTTCGCGGTGGTGCTCTACGTCGGCGCGAGCATCCTCCAGTGGGCGCAGGGCTGGGTGCTCAACGGCGTGGTGCAGGGCACCGTGCTGAAGCTGCGCGCCGACGTGGAGGACAAGCTCAACCGGCTGCCGCTGCCCTACTTCGACAAGCAGCCCCGTGGGGAACTGCTGAGCCGGGTCACCAACGACATCGACAACGTGTCGCAGACACTCCAGCAGACACTGAGCCAGTTGCTCACGTCGCTGCTCACCGTCGTCGGCGTACTCGGGATGATGTTCTGGATCTCGCCGTTGCTGGCGGTCGTCGCGCTCGTCGCGGTGCCGCTGTCGGTGATCGTCACCAGCCAGATCGCCAAGCGGTCGCAGCGCAAGTTCATCGCCCAGTGGAAGCACACCGGCGAGCTGAACGCCCAGATCGAGGAGGCGTACACCGGGCACGAGCTGGTCAAGGTGTTCGGCCGGCAGAAGGAGGTCGAGGCCGCCTTCCACGCCAAGAACGACGAGCTGTTCAACGCCAGCTTCGGCGCCCAGTTCGTCTCCGGGATCATCATGCCGGCGATGTTCTTCATCGGGAACCTCAGCTACGTCGCCATCGCGGTGGTCGGCGGCCTGCGGGTGGCCTCCGGTGCGATGAGCCTCGGCGACGTGCAGGCGTTCATCCAGTACTCACGGCAGTTCACCCAGCCGCTGACCCAGGTCGCGTCGATGGCCAACCTGTTGCAGTCCGGGGTGGCCTCGGTCGAGCGGGTGTTCGCGGTGCTCGACGCCGACGAGCAGAGCGCCGACCCGGCCGAGCCGGCCCGGATCGCCGACCCGCACGGCCGGGTCGAGTTCGAGCAGGTCTCCTTCCGGTACGACCCGGACACGCCGCTGATCGACGACCTCTCCCTGGTCGCCGAGCCCGGGCACACGGTGGCCATCGTCGGCCCCACCGGCGCCGGCAAGACCACCCTGGTCAACCTGGTCATGCGCTTCTACGAGCTGGACGCCGGGCGGATCACCCTGGACGGGGTGGACATCAGCACGATGCGCCGGGACGACCTGCGCGGCCGGATCGGCATGGTGCTCCAGGACACCTGGCTCTTCGGCGGCACCATCCGGGACAACATCGCCTACGGGCGGCCGGACGCCACCGAGGAGGAGATCCTGGCCGCCGCGCGGGCCACCTTCGTGGACCGGTTCGTACGCAGCCTCCCGGACGGCTACGACACCGTGATCGACGAGGAGGGCAGCAACGTCAGCGCCGGCGAGAAGCAGCTCATCACCATCGCCCGGGCGTTCCTGGCCGAGCCGTCGCTGCTGATCCTGGACGAGGCGACCAGCTCGGTCGACACCCGGACCGAGGTGCTGCTCCAGCGCGCCATGGCGGCGCTGCGCTCCGACCGGACCAGCTTCGTCATCGCCCACCGGCTCTCCACCATCCGCGACGCCGACCTGATCCTGATGATGGAGCGGGGCCGGATCGTCGAGCAGGGCACCCACGACCAGCTCGTCGCCGCCGGCGGCGCGTACGCCCGGCTCTACCGGGCGCAGTTCACCGGCGCGGTCATCGCCGACGAGGTGCCGGCGCCGGCCGGCCCGCCGGCCGGGATGCGCCCCGCCGGCACCCCGGTCGGGAACTGA
- a CDS encoding DedA family protein, with protein MADLIAGVTSPVWAYTLLLILLVADAFVPVVPTQVVMITSGALTVYGGLSLPLTIAVGAAGVFVGDLACYLLGRSAPARRASRQAAPGRARRAVARATRRLREPGPLVILLCRFVPGGRMAACFSAGRSRYPYRLFLSYEAVAAVGWAAYGALVGHLGGAALTGSGWRLLLIAGVAAGGFAAAGWAMTWLGNRHPATPQADGHIEGGPIMNGGTNWRDVHVQAQRLDPTWNDPERVARRRQLRKQMLAAVDGARVAGEESDPPARTEAPVD; from the coding sequence GTGGCTGACCTCATCGCCGGCGTCACGTCGCCGGTCTGGGCGTACACCCTGCTGTTGATCCTGCTGGTCGCGGACGCCTTCGTGCCGGTCGTGCCGACCCAGGTCGTGATGATCACCAGCGGCGCGCTGACCGTCTACGGCGGTCTCAGCCTCCCGCTCACCATCGCGGTCGGCGCGGCCGGCGTCTTCGTCGGCGACCTGGCCTGCTATCTGCTCGGCCGCAGCGCGCCGGCCCGCCGGGCGTCCCGGCAGGCAGCGCCCGGCCGAGCCCGTCGTGCGGTCGCCCGGGCCACCCGTCGGCTGCGCGAACCCGGACCGCTGGTGATCCTGCTCTGCCGGTTCGTGCCCGGCGGCCGGATGGCGGCGTGCTTCTCGGCCGGCCGCAGCCGCTACCCGTACCGCCTGTTCCTGAGCTACGAGGCGGTGGCGGCGGTCGGCTGGGCCGCCTACGGCGCGCTCGTCGGTCACCTGGGCGGCGCGGCGCTCACCGGGTCAGGGTGGCGGTTGCTGCTGATCGCCGGCGTCGCCGCGGGCGGGTTCGCGGCGGCCGGCTGGGCGATGACCTGGCTCGGCAACCGCCACCCCGCGACGCCACAGGCAGATGGTCACATCGAAGGAGGTCCGATCATGAACGGCGGAACGAACTGGCGCGACGTCCACGTGCAGGCCCAGCGGCTGGACCCCACCTGGAACGATCCCGAGCGGGTGGCCCGACGCCGACAGCTCAGGAAACAGATGTTGGCCGCTGTCGACGGGGCGCGGGTTGCCGGCGAGGAGTCGGACCCGCCGGCCCGGACCGAGGCTCCGGTCGACTAG